The Thiomicrorhabdus lithotrophica DNA segment TAAGGCATAACCTGTTCCTTGCCAAGCTGGAAAGGTTAATCGAGCTTGAGCCCAGCCAAATATCCATGGAATGGCTCGGATTGATGATTTTGATAGGTTTCCTTTCTTACGATGAGAAGGTCGTGAACCAATATTTAATAAGCCAATTTCCGTGACAGGTGTCGCTTCATAGAAGAATTCAAAGAAGCCTTCAGTATGATCTGTAAGTTCACGGAAGTTGTACTCACTATCTTTTGCCAGTTTAGACATAGACTCAAGATATTCTGGCTTGTCTTCTGTGATTGTTTGTACAATACCTGTACTGGCTTTCATTAAGCCTGTAACACCCAGTGAGAGTTCATACATTGCTGTTTCAGAGTTACTGTATTTGTATGATAGAACTTCACCTTGTTCGGTAAATTTAATTGAGCCTCTAACGGTACCAGTAGGTTGGGATAGAATGGCAAAATGAGTTGGGCCTCCACCGCGACCTACCGTACCACCGCGACCGTGGAATAAACGGCAGTCAACTTCGTGGGCATCGGCCAGCTTCATAATTTGTTGCTGAGCTTGGTACAGGCTCCATGCTGAAGAAAGATTACCACCGTCTTTAGCTGAATCAGAATAACCTAGCATGATTTCTTGTTCGTTACCTGATGCTTTAAGCAAGGCTTTATAGGTTGCGTTTTCAAATAAGGCTTCCGTTACTGGAACAATGTGCTCTAAATCTTCAATTGTTTCAAAAAGTGGAGCAATTTGAATATCACAGTAAGGTTCACCAGCGTTATAACCTGCCAGGCCTGCTTGGTGTGCTAAAAATAACACTTCCATTACATGGCTAGCTTCGTGTGTCATTGAAATAACATAGTTATTGAATGCTTTAGGGCTAATCTCTTTACGCATTTCACGAACGACATTGAAGACTTCAAGGACTTCTTTTGTCATGTCTTTCAGTGATAAGTGTTGCGTATCAATAATAGTTGCAGCAGCAACATGTTCAGCAAGTAAATCGAGTTTTTCAGATTCACTTAGACTGTTATAGTCAATACCAAGGTGGGAAAGTAGGTCTGCCACAGCATCGCTATGTACATTAGACTCTTGACGAATGTCTAAGCGCATTAAGAAGAAGCCAAAAGTCTTAACAAGGCGAATTAAGTCTTGAAGTTCTTCGTTAGCTACGTTCTCATCACCATGGTTACATAGAGAGCTATAAATCAATTCTAAATCTTCAAGCAATTCATCTTCAGATTGATACGCAAAAGGGCTTTTGTCAACAGGGGAGTCATCTAACCATGCTTCAATATATTTAAGGTTTTCCTTTAAACGGCCTTCCATTAGGTATAAGAAACGGCGATATGGTTCGTCTTTAAAGCGGTCCGAACGCTTCTTAAATACAGCTTTAATTAAGTCCGTATCTACGATCATAGCGCGATTAATAATCTCTTTTGAGATGTCGCAAAGATGACGTGAATGAGTTAGTTTTGAACTTAAGTCAAAAATACGTTTTTGATATTCGTAAATTGCCGCACGACTTTGTAATAAAAGCGCTCTAACGGTTGTGTCGTGAGTGACAAAAGGGTTTCCATCACGATCTCCACCAATCCAAGAACCAAAGGTCAAGAAGTTAGGTGTTTCAATTTTGTCATCAGGATAATGTTTGGCTAAGGCGCGTTCCATGTAGTTATAAACAACAGGTACGGCATCAAATAATGATTTACGGAAGTAATAGATACCGTTACGAATTTCATCTTCTACAGTCGGTTTGTGACGACGAACTTCATCCGTCTGCCAAAGAACTTGAATTTGAGATTCTAGTTGCTGGTATAACGATTCTTTGACGTATTCGTTGTTGTAGGTGTCGGCTTCGTTGAGTGTTCC contains these protein-coding regions:
- the ppc gene encoding phosphoenolpyruvate carboxylase, whose product is MAAENRDKQLRARVKLLGNILGKVITSQVGEDTYSAIEKLRKGYIKLQKEDDPELRQELKAFIESRNSDELNLIIRAFNLYFSLVNLAEEEHHYYERQSQLKSDGPLWTGSVLNTVGEFKEQGMDASQVQELLNKLHYIPVFTAHPTESKRRSVMDNLRRIFLDIGTLNEADTYNNEYVKESLYQQLESQIQVLWQTDEVRRHKPTVEDEIRNGIYYFRKSLFDAVPVVYNYMERALAKHYPDDKIETPNFLTFGSWIGGDRDGNPFVTHDTTVRALLLQSRAAIYEYQKRIFDLSSKLTHSRHLCDISKEIINRAMIVDTDLIKAVFKKRSDRFKDEPYRRFLYLMEGRLKENLKYIEAWLDDSPVDKSPFAYQSEDELLEDLELIYSSLCNHGDENVANEELQDLIRLVKTFGFFLMRLDIRQESNVHSDAVADLLSHLGIDYNSLSESEKLDLLAEHVAAATIIDTQHLSLKDMTKEVLEVFNVVREMRKEISPKAFNNYVISMTHEASHVMEVLFLAHQAGLAGYNAGEPYCDIQIAPLFETIEDLEHIVPVTEALFENATYKALLKASGNEQEIMLGYSDSAKDGGNLSSAWSLYQAQQQIMKLADAHEVDCRLFHGRGGTVGRGGGPTHFAILSQPTGTVRGSIKFTEQGEVLSYKYSNSETAMYELSLGVTGLMKASTGIVQTITEDKPEYLESMSKLAKDSEYNFRELTDHTEGFFEFFYEATPVTEIGLLNIGSRPSHRKKGNLSKSSIRAIPWIFGWAQARLTFPAWQGTGYALDSWIKQHSDEQLKEMHENWPFFRALISNIQMALFKTDLSIGEEYSKLGQNQEVAQKVYNMIADEHRRSVKRILEITGNKYLMSETPTLALSLKRRNPYLVPLNNIQIVLLERYKSETATDEERDMWLPPLLNSINAIAAGMRNTG